One genomic segment of Theobroma cacao cultivar B97-61/B2 chromosome 6, Criollo_cocoa_genome_V2, whole genome shotgun sequence includes these proteins:
- the LOC18595610 gene encoding putative receptor-like protein kinase At4g00960: MLFAVAQDATGSNPLYAMVQCRNYMSKKDCLSCFTTASSQIRNCSTANGARVIYDGCFLRYESNMFYQQSTQIGHVGICGNRTASQQTVFETTVESLLGDLVEATPRIDSFFGATKKEVVGVNGNVTVYAVAQCVETIDKRGCKECLQVAYANIQRCPPDSDGRAVDTGCFLRYSDLPFFGANNTIDITPFLKSRDSTKKKAIIGGLVGGGGLLLLLTIFFVWIKTSRKKKAVPQGDIEGPPELQGPLSYTYKELNFATTNFSEENKLGEGGFGEVYKGILKNGRVVAVKKLAISKSERVKTEFDTEVKLISNVHHRNLVRLIGCCSKGPELLLVYQYMANGSLDKHLFGEGHGSLNWKQRFDIILGTAKGLAYLHEEFHACIIHRDIKPGNILLDRDFQPKIADFGLVRLLPEDQTHLSTKFAGTFGYTAPEYAIHGQLSEKVDTYSFGVVVLEIISGQKNTDTSLDPTAEFLLKRAWRLYQDDMAMEIVDRSLDPTGYNLEDMKRIIQIAFLCTQSSAALRPTMSEVVAMLKTMSSLEPRQPTRPAFIDSERRIVPEDRSTSTASSNATNSISQVSGR, from the exons ATGCTCTTTGCAGTAGCTCAAGACGCTACGGGTTCGAACCCACTCTATGCCATGGTGCAGTGTAGGAATTACATGTCTAAAAAGGACTGTCTCTCCTGCTTCACTACTGCTTCATCACAAATCCGCAACTGCTCCACCGCCAATGGTGCTCGTGTCATCTATGATGGCTGCTTCCTCAG GTACGAAAGCAACATGTTCTATCAACAGAGCACACAAATTGGACATGTTGGGATTTGTGGGAACCGCACTGCATCACAGCAGACTGTTTTTGAAACCACAGTCGAGAGCCTATTAGGAGATCTTGTGGAGGCGACGCCTAGGATCGACTCGTTTTTTGGTGCAACTAAGAAGGAAGTGGTTGGTGTCAATGGTAATGTAACAGTGTATGCCGTGGCACAATGTGTCGAAACAATCGACAAGCGTGGCTGCAAAGAATGTTTGCAGGTGGCTTATGCCAATATCCAAAGATGTCCACCTGACTCAGACGGTAGGGCAGTAGATACAGGATGTTTCTTAAGGTACTCAGACTTGCCCTTCTTTGGTGCTAACAACACCATTGATATTACGCCCTTCTTGAAAAGCA GAGATTCAACTAAAAAGAAAGCTATTATTGGAGGGCTGGTTGGAGGTGGAGGCCTCTTGTTGCTTCTAACTATATTTTTCGTTTGGATCAAGACATCAAGAAAGAAGAAGGCGGTCCCTCAAG GAGACATAGAGGGGCCACCTGAACTGCAAGGCCCATTGAGCTACACTTATAAAGAACTGAATTTTGCAACAACAAACTTtagtgaagaaaataaattaggaGAAGGAGGCTTCGGAGAAGTATACAAG GGTATCTTGAAGAATGGGAGAGTAGTAGCTGTAAAGAAACTTGCTATAAGCAAATCCGAAAGGGTGAAGACTGAATTTGATACTGAAGTGAAGCTTATAAGTAATGTTCATCATCGGAACCTGGTTCGCCTCATTGGATGCTGTAGTAAAGGCCCAGAGCTTCTCCTTGTCTACCAGTACATGGCAAATGGCAGCCTTGATAAGCACTTATTTG GTGAAGGGCATGGTTCTCTGAATTGGAAACAGAGATTTGATATAATCCTGGGCACAGCCAAGGGACTTGCTTATTTGCATGAGGAGTTCCATGCATGCATCATACATCGGGACATAAAACCTGGCAACATACTTTTGGATAGAGATTTTCAGCCCAAAATAGCAGATTTTGGATTGGTCAGGCTGTTACCTGAGGATCAAACTCATCTTAGCACCAAATTTGCTGGAACTTT TGGATATACAGCACCAGAGTATGCAATCCATGGGCAATTATCAGAAAAGGTTGATACCTATAGTTTCGGTGTGGTTGTCCTCGAAATCATTAGCGGCCAAAAGAACACTGACACCTCCCTTGATCCCACTGCCGAATTCCTTCTCAAACGG GCATGGAGACTATACCAAGATGACATGGCCATGGAGATAGTAGACAGAAGCTTGGACCCAACTGGATATAACTTGGAAGATATGAAAAGAATCATCCAAATTGCCTTCCTATGCACTCAATCATCGGCTGCTTTAAGGCCTACGATGTCTGAAGTGGTTGCTATGCTTAAAACAATGAGTTCCTTAGAGCCAAGACAGCCCACTAGACCTGCCTTCATTGATTCGGAAAGGAGGATTGTTCCTGAAGATAGATCCACTTCTACTGCCTCATCTAATGCAACTAATTCTATCTCACAGGTCTCAGGTcgttga